In a genomic window of Macadamia integrifolia cultivar HAES 741 unplaced genomic scaffold, SCU_Mint_v3 scaffold2984, whole genome shotgun sequence:
- the LOC122067578 gene encoding uncharacterized protein LOC122067578 translates to MASNDGNRMHGKIPFFNGSNYNFWKIRMEAYLKSQGYGVWLAVKNGYNPPTIDITDKIEMKKCEDDAKAVNALLGSLVSNEFAKVVSCTTSKDIWDKLKSVHEGDDKIKEAKLQHHRNLFESLKMSEGETINQFMSKVNKIINSIRGLGEEVKDAVVVKKKLGSLPDLYNPKVSAIEESKDLNTMKLDELHGTLIAYEMRMVKPKPIEKEAAFNALKKLKINEDSEQKDSDDELIAYLARKLKKGRGKYKGKLPLKCFNCDGIGHFASKCPKNDKLSDSEDEDAQEKEPSEDYNESDDESPETLFMALGDRVQFQTTEESEEEEEQEAQYDLIANLHSALTDLKEERKKMKDLEIQLVEKENQISQLNITVEDMAKINDELSVNLSFKAEECTTLEEKLEILKTELEKIQKMNLQEETTPSPSITILKSKDKEIMI, encoded by the exons GTAATCGTATGCATGGAAAGATTCCTTTCTTTAATGGGTCGAATTACAACTTTTGGAAAATCaggatggaggcttacctaAAGTCTCAGGGTTATGGAGTTTGGTTAGCAGTGAAGAATGGTTACAACCCCCCCACTATAGATATCACAGATAAAATAGAGATGAAGAAGTGTGAAGACGATGCTAAAGCAGTGAATGCACTTCTAGGCTCCCTAGTGAGCAATGAGTTTGCAAAAGTGGTCAGCTGCACAACATCAAAGGACATATGGGACAAGTTAAAGAGTGTTCATGAGGGAgatgataaaatcaaagaggCGAAGCTGCAACACCATAGGAATTTATTCGAAAGTCTGAAAATGTCTGAGGGAGAGACCATTAATCAGTTTATGAGCAAGGTAAACAAAATCATCAATTCTATTAGAGGGTTAGGAGAAGAGGTAAAGGATGCAGTggtggtgaaaaaaaaattgggatctTTACCTGACTTGTACAACCCTAAGGTGTCTGCCATTGAAGAATCTAAAGACTTGAACACAATGAAATTAGATGAACTACATGGAACTCTGATTGCTTATGAGATGAGGATggtcaagcccaagcccatagAAAAGGAAGCTGCcttcaatgctttgaaaaaattgaaaatcaatgaagataGTGAACAAAAAGATTCCGATGATGAGTTAATAGCTTACTTGGCTAGGAAACTCAAGAAAGGTAGAGGTAAATACAAAGGAAAACTTCCTTTGAAGTGTTTCAATTGTGATGGTATAGGGCACTTCGCTTCTAagtgtccaaagaatgataaatTGAGTGATTCTGAGGATGAAGATGCTCAAGAAA AGGAGCCATCAGAGGACTATAATGAGTCAGATGATGAGTCACCTGAGACACTATTTATGGCACTTGGTGATAGAGTGCAATTCCAGACTACTGAAGAgtctgaggaagaggaagaacaagaagctcAGTATGACTTAATAGCAAATTTGCATTCTGCTTTAACTGATctcaaggaagagaggaagaaaatgaaagatctaGAGATTCAGCTTGTTGAAAAGGAGAACCAGATTAGTCAGTTAAATATTACAGTTGAAGATATGGCTAAGATCAATGATGAGCTGAGTGTCAATCTATCATTCAAGGCAGAAGAGTGCACTACACTTGAAGAGAAATTGGAGATATTGAAGACTGAATTGGAAAAGATACAGAAGATGAATTTACAAGAAGAAACTACACCATCTCCTTCAATTACTATCTTAAAATCCAAGGATAAAGAAATTATGATTTAA